A single Candidatus Sulfotelmatobacter sp. DNA region contains:
- a CDS encoding transglutaminase domain-containing protein, with translation MTGSFGWTQLQGTVDIVEGSARIDLVAMLLGGGSVWLDDFSLVPLAELSLEERTARMPELAGYAAGDSAYVFDVQSVSQVGKPSAAGAGDDLVRLQVALPLSDSHQIPIGLDLWTEPASSLRSARIRRDTLGNAVAELAIDARDGARDMPAGLGRGVLLHWNARVLVLPERLTPLAHANLPAAWPEQTRQWLEPTPCAQSADSQIVRIARAIRSGSSDVADIIQRTLTTLYGRQANLLSGVATFDAVAALTYQGSCVSRANLMVALLRANGIPARMLSGIATWAGPHEVHVIVEAWTPTQGWVRVEPSRLQAPWAACMQINVSLVGRAAEFKGAEARPGGVACLPYLALVEFDRDCDDCRWVGVLNAALGAGQQATRELARSASADPEAWTAASRQARADWDGWLASSPRLNERGHLVAVADNKQLSIMFMK, from the coding sequence TTGACGGGGTCATTCGGTTGGACGCAGCTCCAGGGAACGGTCGACATCGTCGAAGGAAGCGCGCGAATCGACCTGGTCGCCATGCTGCTGGGCGGAGGGTCGGTTTGGCTCGACGACTTCTCGCTCGTGCCGCTTGCCGAATTGTCGCTCGAGGAGCGGACGGCACGCATGCCCGAACTCGCCGGGTACGCGGCCGGAGACAGCGCATATGTGTTCGATGTTCAAAGCGTCAGCCAGGTCGGGAAACCCTCGGCGGCTGGCGCCGGCGATGACCTCGTCCGGCTCCAAGTAGCATTGCCCCTGTCCGATTCTCACCAGATCCCCATTGGCCTCGATCTCTGGACCGAGCCAGCCTCCAGCCTCCGTTCGGCGCGCATTCGCCGGGATACGCTTGGCAATGCCGTCGCGGAACTCGCGATCGATGCGCGAGACGGCGCACGGGACATGCCCGCCGGGCTCGGACGAGGGGTGCTACTCCACTGGAACGCACGTGTCCTGGTTCTTCCGGAAAGGCTGACCCCCCTCGCGCACGCGAATCTGCCTGCGGCGTGGCCCGAACAGACTCGACAATGGCTCGAGCCCACGCCGTGCGCGCAGTCCGCGGATTCGCAGATCGTCAGGATCGCACGGGCCATTCGGTCCGGATCAAGCGATGTCGCGGATATCATCCAGAGAACACTAACCACCCTCTATGGTCGCCAGGCGAATCTTCTGTCCGGCGTCGCGACCTTCGACGCCGTGGCAGCCTTGACCTACCAGGGCTCGTGCGTCAGCCGCGCGAATCTCATGGTTGCTCTGCTCCGTGCCAACGGCATACCCGCGCGAATGCTGAGCGGTATCGCTACCTGGGCGGGCCCCCATGAAGTCCACGTCATCGTCGAAGCGTGGACCCCGACGCAAGGCTGGGTTCGCGTTGAACCCTCGCGCCTTCAGGCACCCTGGGCCGCGTGCATGCAGATCAACGTCTCGCTCGTCGGGCGAGCCGCGGAATTCAAGGGGGCCGAGGCGCGCCCGGGGGGAGTCGCGTGCCTCCCGTATCTCGCGCTCGTGGAGTTCGACCGGGATTGCGACGACTGTCGATGGGTGGGCGTGTTGAACGCCGCGCTCGGCGCGGGACAACAGGCCACTCGCGAGCTCGCGCGGAGCGCCTCTGCTGATCCGGAAGCATGGACGGCGGCGTCCCGGCAGGCACGCGCAGATTGGGATGGCTGGCTCGCGTCGAGCCCGCGACTCAACGAGCGCGGTCATCTGGTCGCCGTAGCTGACAACAAGCAACTGAGCATCATGTTCATGAAATAG